GCGACGACGATGGCGCCAATTTGGCCAATGGCGCCTTGCAGTAGATTCATGCCGTCCGCCGGAAAGCGGGAATCGAGTACCGGGTTGAACGGCCGGTCGAAAACCTGGTACGCCGCCAGGTCGGCCATTTTAAAGATGATCCCCGTCGCCAGCAGCCCGGCGGCGCCTAGTCGAATCAGAAAGCCTACCCGGCCAGATACCAGCAGTGCCAGGCCAAGCAATAGCGCTTCCAACGGCAGGTAAGCAAAAGCCTCCAACGAGATCGCGCTCAGGCGATTGGGAATAAGCAACGCCGTCAATACATAAATCACCGCGAAACCATTCAAACCGGTTGCGAGGTGAGCTGTCCGGTGGAAATTGAAAATCCTGTTATCGCCTAGCATCTATATCCCCGCAAGACGGTTAAATTTGGCCGGCAAAACCGTTGCCGATAAAGTGAGTTTAAGTTTGCTGAGGCGGGCATGCTAGACCGGATGTGATGTTGAGTGTTTAAGGTTGACAGTGCTTGTTAGCAAAAATAACGCCAAACTGGCACGGCATCTGCTTGCGCTTATCGGTCAATCCGACTCAATAACAGACACACATGCAACGAACCGAGAATGCCACCTTAAATTTCCTGCAGCAGGAATTGGGCGTAATCGCCCAATTGGGCTTGGGCGTGTTGCTGATCGGTTTTGGTGTATTCAGCGTTGCGGAAGATTGGCAGCTTGCCGGCCTCTGGCTGTTTCGCGCCAGTCTAATCTGGGCTTATGTCTGCCTATGCGCGTGGCGGCGATTACCATTAAACCGCGCCAGTTTGGACGCGCCACTTTACGGCAGACTCGGCTGGGGCAATCGTTTAACCCTCTTGCGCGGCGGATTCATCGCGCTGACCGGCGGCTTTTTGTTTATGCAGCAAACGCTTGCTGCTTATCTTTGCTTGCCGGCGCTGTTTTACACGCTGGCGGCTATCCTCGATAGGTTGGACGGCTTCGCGGCTCGCCGCAGCGGACAGGTCAGCCTGTTGGGTAATGAATTGGATATTACCTTTGATGCGCTGGGATTGGTGATCGTACCGCTATTGGCAATCGGTTTGGGCAAACTGCATAGCTCTTATTTGCTGTTGAGCGTGGCTTACTATGTTTATCGCTGGGGCTTGCAGCGCCGTAGTTTACTGGGCTTGCCCTTATACGACTTGCCGGGCAATCCTTTGCGTCGGACTTTGGCGGGCTTTCAAATGGCTTTCGTTGCCGTAGCGCTCTGGCCGCTGCTTGATCCCGAGTTGACCGCTATCGCCGGTATTGCCTTTATGCTGCCGGTGCTGTTCGGATTTACGGCGGATTGGTGGGTGGTGTGCGGTCGGTTAACGCCACAGGCCTATCAGCGGTTGGCAAATTGGAGCGCGCAGTATTTTCAGCCAGGGCTGAGATTATTAGTGCCGTTGCTGCTGGTTTTGCTGATACCGGATGCCATCGACACCGAGAGCAAACTGCTGGTGCTAGGCGCTGCGATGGTTTTGCTTGGTCTGGCCGGGCGTTTGGGAGCCTTGATCGTGATCGTCTCCTTGGGTTGGCATTATCCGCACGATAGCAACCCAGTTGTGTCTTATGGTTTGATCTTCGCTGCCAGCTGGATTTTGCTGCTGGGCACCGGCCGTTATAGTCTGTGGCGATGCGGCGACGAATGGCTTCAACGCTACGACGGGGCCTGATGAACTGGTTTAAAGCGCATCCGGTTTTATTGTGGTTGCCGGCATTGCTGCTGGCCGGAGAGGTATTCAGTCAATTGCCTCTTGCCGCTATCACCTTGACTATTCGCACACTTTCTTTCAACCAATGGCTAGGCTGGATAATGCTGAATCTGCTTATTATCTTAATGGCGGCCCAGCGTTGGTGGGTGCTGAGTGATTTGCTGAAATTGCCGGTCGGCGTTGGTCAGTTATTGCTGATTCGCCAAGCCGGCCAAGCCGTCAGTTTCATCACGCCCGGCCCGCAGTTCGGCGGCGAGCCTTTGCAGATTTTCTGGTTGTACAAGCGCTGCCATTTGCCGCTGCACGGGGCGTTGCTGAGTTTGGGCCTGGATAGGTTTTACGAGTTGTGGATCAACTTCAGCATCCTGGTCTTGGCGGTGCTGCTGCTGTTGATTTCGCAGGCCGGCGCTGCCGCCAACTGGCGAGAAATCCTGCTGAGTCTGACCGCTATCTTGCTGACCTTGTCCCTATTTGGCTGGTTTATTTTAAAGCAGCCGGAACGGATATTGGCTTGGCTAAAGCGCCTGGCCCGGCGTTGGCAGCATCATCCGCGCCTACAAAACATCGAAACACATTGGCAGCGTTTGGGTAGCGACTTAAAGGCTGCTGTCGCGGCAGGTAAGCCTGCGTTATGCAAAGCCTTTCTATTATCTCTGTGTGGCTGGGCTGGTTTGCTATTGGAGTTATGGCTGCTGCTCGGCGTATTCGATTTTACCCTGGATTTGTCGGCGTTTCTGGTGGTGTTGGTGGCGATGCGCATGTCATTTTTGTTACCGCTGCCGGGCGGCGTTGGATCGTTGGAAGCAGCGCTGTTTTGGGCGTTTCACTATTTGAGTTGGCCCGTCGAGGCAGCCATTGGCTTGATTGCGTTAATGCGTCTGCGCGACGCGATTATGCTCATCGGCGGTCTGGGTTGTTTGCGCGCGTTACAGGCAAGACGGTAGCACAAGTGCTTGTCTGAAGGCAGGGTATCAGCAAACCCTGTCTGTATCGCAACAGCTGGCGGGCATTAACTCTGTTCAACAACGGAATTTCCTGGCAATTAAATACGGCACGATTACTGCTGTTTTGGGAGCGGGAACCTTCCTCAAGGCATCCGTTTTGATAACCCATAACCAGAGAGAAAATGCATGAAAAAAACTAGCTTTGTTGCCGGCCTGCTCGTTCTGAGCGCCAACACTGCCTTCGCTCAACAAGCCCCCGGCGACGCCCCCAAACCGCCGCTAGGCTTTTTCGTTACCAGTGTTGGCTCCGGCAAAGGCGCGGATTTGGGCGGCTTGGCGGGCGCGGATGCACATTGCCAAAAACTGGCGAGTGACGTCGGTGCTGGCAACCGTACCTGGCGCGCCTATTTGAGCACCCAGGCCACGGCCGACCAACCCGCCGTCAACGCTCGCGACCGGATCGGCAACGGCCCCTGGGCCAATGCTAACGGCGCGATCGTTGCCAACGATGTTGCCCATCTGCATGGCGATACCGTGGAGTTAGGTCAATTGGGCAACAACGTGCATCGCACCACCAACCTCACCGAAAAAGGCGCGCAAATCAATGGCGTCGGCGCTACCCCTAACCAGCACGACCTGATTACCGGCTCCAAACCGGATGGCCGCGCCTACACCGATGCCGCCGACCACACCTGTAAAAACTACACCAGTAGCGGCGAAGGCAGCGTTCGCGTCGGCCACTCAGACCGCACCAACCGCGGCGCCACCGGCGGCAATGTCTCCTGGAACTCCACTCACGACAGCAAGGGCTGCAGCCAGGAAAACCTGGTCAGCACCGGCGGCGCGGGTTATTTTTATTGCTTTGCGGCGGATTAAGTTGGTTTGAGAGGGTGGGCTGACGAAAGGAAGCCCATCCGTGGCGAGTGATGCGATTCACTTCGTTCTGTCTTCATGTTGAGTTTCGCATTTCTCCACCCTGCCCTGATAAGTCAAATTAATGAGTTAGTACCCAAAAAATGTTTCTTATAATCACCCATGAAAACAACACAAAACCTATTGCATAAAAAGCAGTGCAGATATATCTGAAATAACGGTATTCTATATTCAAATAGTCGTATAACGACCAGAACTGATCTTCCTCTGCCTTAGGGTTTTGATTTTTGCTACTGTCATTAAATCCAATACGCCGCTTTAAATCTTCGTAATCTTTAGAGCTTTCTAACTCCTTAGCACGAATATTATTTAGATGAAGCTTATATTTTTCTGTCATATACCTAGATAGATGATGTATGTTTCTCCTTGATCCAGTGTACTCGCCATAATCTTTGAAATCTTTTATTAACTCGGGAGCTAAAACTAGAAAAATAACATTACCGATAACAAAGCATAATGACGAATAAAAGAACACCTCCCAGGAGAATGGTAGCTCTATCACAAATTCGTACACACTACCGTCGATAGTTATTTTTATGGATTCATTTATTTTCGACAATAACTTTGCCACAAGTGGAACAACAAATAACCATACGTACGTTGAACTTATTATCTTGCTGTTTTGTATAGCGCGAAGTTTATCCCAATTCGTGAACTTCTTAGCCCACAAGGACATTTCTTGAATTTGGCTACTATATTTTTGAATATTTATATTTGTCATTGTCTTTCCAATTTTCTTTTAGCGGTAGGATGGGTAGAGCGCCAGCGAAACCCATCAGGTAAAAATTCATAAATATTCTTATTCCAAATTTAAATCATTTTCCAATCCCATTACTCCGCCCCAATCAACCGGAATAATCCCTCGCTTAACATACTGATGAAACGATGAATAAGGCCAATCCGCGACAGTTGTGACGTGACCATGTTTTACTGGATTGAAATGAATGTAATCCACATGTCTGGCAAAGTCGTTATCATCCTTTATTCGGTGCTCCCAAAATCGTCTTTGCCAGATTCCTCTTTCATTTTTACGAATACGGCTATGGGAAATTTTCTCACCAATTTCAATATGCCTGGAAAATTCTGATTTGATTTGTCGCCAGCGCAAACTGAAATCATCTTCACCATCGGGTAATATCCAAATGGCGTGCAGATGTTCCGGCAACACTACAATCGCTTCCATTGTAAATGGATGTTTTTGTTTAACCATACGGAAGGATTCTCGCAAAATCTCAATATGATCCGTCAGTAGTGTTTGGCTTCTATCCGCCAGATTTACCGTAAAAAAGTAAGTGCCACCCTGGACACGATGGCGACGGTATTCAGTCATTTTTTTCAGCGTAAGTTGAAGTTAGCGATGGGTTTCGCTTCGCTCTACCCATCCTACGAAGCCCATTGAGTTTAGCCCTAGCTTAGTCCTGTGAGCCATCCCGCCAAATTGTTTACCATACACCCGAGCAACAGTATCAGTATCTCCAGCAACAATTTTTCTCTAATCCGGTGTAATAAGGCCAGGCTTGGCAAGACTTATAAACATGGCATAAATAGTGATACGACATTATCGGCATCACGCCTGTTTAATTCTTGAGAGTGAGTGATCTATGTTTCGCACCGAACGATTTTTGTCCGTGGTTAATCCTAACACTGGGCTGCCCGCCTGGTATTTTTTGACTCGGGAAGGCCGTAAAGGGCCGTTTTCCTCTAAAATCAATGCTCAGGTGGCGCTGCACCACTACATCGATAGTTGTGCCCGACAGGGACTCGCCAGCCGGCGCACGCGGTTGTTGGCCAATGGCTGAGCGTTTATCCGCTTTGCCAAGTCGTGACTTGACCGGATAAAAAAGCGCGGATTTTGGCGCAACTTGCCTCCCATCCGGGATGGCCGGCGTAGGCTTGCAAGGCGTTGGCGCCCAATCGAGCCAGCAGCCGCCGATCATGATGCAAGGTCTTTAACAAATTGCCTAAGGCGGCATGATCTTCGGGTTCGATCAAATAGCCGTTTTCACCTTCGCGAATAATCTCCCAAGCCGCCCCCGCCGTGGTGCCGATCACCGGCAAGCCGAATTGCTGGGCTTCGACATAGACAATGCCGTAACTTTCGTAAGCGGACGGCATGACTAATAAATGATGTTGCCGGTATAAATCGGCCAAGGCTTCATCTTGCACGGAGCCGAGCAAGGACACGTTTCGCGTCAATCCGGCATCTTGAATCAGGGTTTTAATCTGCGCGACATAGCCCGGCTCCATATCCATTCGCCCGGCCACGCTGAGCTGATAGTCCTGTGCAGGCAGTTGGCTAAGGGCTTTGAGCAACACATGCAAACCCTTGCGGCGGATGACGTTGCCCACCAGCAATATCCTCAGCGGTCCTGGCTCCAGCGCGCGGTTTAACACGGCTGTGTGATCGATGTTTACGCCCGCAAAATTATCGCCGGCCGGCACCGCAATACAGTGCGGAGGTAATTCGCCGGCCAGTAGCTGTCGGATTTGGCTTAGCGTGGTCCGGCTGTTGGCGATGATGCCGTCCACAGCTTGCAAATAACGGCGCTCGATAAGCCGGTACAGCCAGCGGCTATACCAAGGTGCTTGGTCGATGCTGGCTAGCAGATGCACCAGGGCAATTAGCGGGATGTCGAGTTGTTTACTGATGCGCCGATTCAAATAAAACACGGCCGGATGCGCCATGGCGTCTTGAATCAGAATATCCGGCTTGGCTGCGGCGATTTTCTCCAGCAAATCGCCGGTAATATTTTCCGCCAACAGCCGCCAATAATTACGCGGTGGCAAGCTGATGATGTTGACCTGATCACCTTGGCTTTGCAGGTAAGATACCAACTTGCGGTTATACAAATAACCGCCGCTGACGCTATTCATGTCGCCAACGACCAGCAAGCCAATGTGCATGATGTTTGCCGGTTTAGAACGCCAAACGGTAAGCCGCCCAGCAGGTGGCATTTTCCCAGAGTTTTACCCGTAGCCTACCGGTGCCGGGCGGATTGACAGCCGCCGCGATTTTTTCGCAGATGATCCGGCTGAAGTGCTCGATGCTGGGATTTAAACCGGCAAACTCCGGCTTGTCGTTGAGCATTTGGTCGCGGAAGTCGGCGACGATTTCATCCAAGGCGGCTTCGATGGCAACGATGTCCACCAGGTAGCCGTGCTGGTCCAGTTCCTCGCCATCGATACGCACTTCCGCGATGTAATGGTGGGCGTGGGGTTGGTTTTCGCTGCCCCAGTCGCCGCCGATTAAATAATGGTTGGCGATAAAGTCTCGGCTGACGGCTACGCTGTACATGTTGGTTTTCCTTGGGTTTTGGTGGTTATTTTGTTACGGGCGGCCAATGCGAATGTATTGTTCCTTCTCTGGTACTAACATGTCATTTAGGCGAAGGTTAGACTAGGGTTTACCCCCCTCACCCCAGCCCTCTCCCGCGCGGAGAGGGGGCTAAATTCACGGCGATTGGCTAAAGCTATGGTCTATTAATAAATAAAAACGGCTTGTAAGACTTGTTCCGGCGCTTGATCCAGCAGCTGGTAAATGTCTGCGGCTTGCTCGATGGGAATGCGATGGCTGATCAGCGCTTGCGGCTTCACTCGTCGAATCATCTGCCAAGCCTGCTGGAAACGCCGGGCTTTGTCCCAGCGCCCGGTCAATTCCGGCGCAATGCTGCTGACTTGGCTGCTGATGAATTTGATTCGATTGCGATGGGCCACCCCGCCCAGTTGCACGGAGGCGGATTTGCTGCCGTACCAACTGCCGATCACGATACGTCCGGAATAGCTGCATAACTCGATAGCCAAATTCAATGCCGCCGGCGAACCACTGACTTCAAAGATCAAATCGCAGCCGGAATGTGGGGTTGCCGACAAATCGACCGGCAAGCGCAAAGCGTCTTTCAATTTCGCTATGTGGCTTTCTGACTTTGGATCGAAAGCTTGCTGCACCCCCAGCCACTCAGCGTAATTGCGGCGTTTGCCGATTTCATCCAAAGCCAGCAATTGCGCCAAGGGAAAACGGGCCAGTACGCTGGATAGCAATAAGCCGACGATGCCTTGCCCTAATACAACCACCCGTTCGCCTAAAGCCGGATTGCCGTCCAATACCAGATTGACTGCAGTTTCCATGTTAGCTAAAAACACCGCCGCCTCCGGTTCGACATCATCCGGCAAGGCGATCAGTTGATCTGGTGTAGCGATAAAATGACTGGCATGCGGCTGAAACGAAAACACGCGCTTATTTAACCAAGCCGCATCGACGCCATCGCCGATTTGTTCGACGCGGCCGACACAGGCGTAACCATATTGCAAGGGATAAGCGGCTTGCTGCTGCAAAGCCGTCAATGAAGCATCCAGTGTAATATCTGTCGGCAATTGTCCCCGATAAACCAGCATCTCGGTGCCGGCGCTGATCGCGGAGCAAAGACTCTTTACCAGCATTTGCCCAAACTCTAGCGGCGGCAAACGCTG
The window above is part of the Methylomonas sp. ZR1 genome. Proteins encoded here:
- a CDS encoding CDP-alcohol phosphatidyltransferase family protein, whose translation is MQRTENATLNFLQQELGVIAQLGLGVLLIGFGVFSVAEDWQLAGLWLFRASLIWAYVCLCAWRRLPLNRASLDAPLYGRLGWGNRLTLLRGGFIALTGGFLFMQQTLAAYLCLPALFYTLAAILDRLDGFAARRSGQVSLLGNELDITFDALGLVIVPLLAIGLGKLHSSYLLLSVAYYVYRWGLQRRSLLGLPLYDLPGNPLRRTLAGFQMAFVAVALWPLLDPELTAIAGIAFMLPVLFGFTADWWVVCGRLTPQAYQRLANWSAQYFQPGLRLLVPLLLVLLIPDAIDTESKLLVLGAAMVLLGLAGRLGALIVIVSLGWHYPHDSNPVVSYGLIFAASWILLLGTGRYSLWRCGDEWLQRYDGA
- a CDS encoding lysylphosphatidylglycerol synthase transmembrane domain-containing protein, translating into MNWFKAHPVLLWLPALLLAGEVFSQLPLAAITLTIRTLSFNQWLGWIMLNLLIILMAAQRWWVLSDLLKLPVGVGQLLLIRQAGQAVSFITPGPQFGGEPLQIFWLYKRCHLPLHGALLSLGLDRFYELWINFSILVLAVLLLLISQAGAAANWREILLSLTAILLTLSLFGWFILKQPERILAWLKRLARRWQHHPRLQNIETHWQRLGSDLKAAVAAGKPALCKAFLLSLCGWAGLLLELWLLLGVFDFTLDLSAFLVVLVAMRMSFLLPLPGGVGSLEAALFWAFHYLSWPVEAAIGLIALMRLRDAIMLIGGLGCLRALQARR
- a CDS encoding lectin; the protein is MKKTSFVAGLLVLSANTAFAQQAPGDAPKPPLGFFVTSVGSGKGADLGGLAGADAHCQKLASDVGAGNRTWRAYLSTQATADQPAVNARDRIGNGPWANANGAIVANDVAHLHGDTVELGQLGNNVHRTTNLTEKGAQINGVGATPNQHDLITGSKPDGRAYTDAADHTCKNYTSSGEGSVRVGHSDRTNRGATGGNVSWNSTHDSKGCSQENLVSTGGAGYFYCFAAD
- a CDS encoding transposase, which encodes MTEYRRHRVQGGTYFFTVNLADRSQTLLTDHIEILRESFRMVKQKHPFTMEAIVVLPEHLHAIWILPDGEDDFSLRWRQIKSEFSRHIEIGEKISHSRIRKNERGIWQRRFWEHRIKDDNDFARHVDYIHFNPVKHGHVTTVADWPYSSFHQYVKRGIIPVDWGGVMGLENDLNLE
- a CDS encoding DUF6316 family protein yields the protein MFRTERFLSVVNPNTGLPAWYFLTREGRKGPFSSKINAQVALHHYIDSCARQGLASRRTRLLANG
- a CDS encoding glycosyltransferase family 4 protein → MHIGLLVVGDMNSVSGGYLYNRKLVSYLQSQGDQVNIISLPPRNYWRLLAENITGDLLEKIAAAKPDILIQDAMAHPAVFYLNRRISKQLDIPLIALVHLLASIDQAPWYSRWLYRLIERRYLQAVDGIIANSRTTLSQIRQLLAGELPPHCIAVPAGDNFAGVNIDHTAVLNRALEPGPLRILLVGNVIRRKGLHVLLKALSQLPAQDYQLSVAGRMDMEPGYVAQIKTLIQDAGLTRNVSLLGSVQDEALADLYRQHHLLVMPSAYESYGIVYVEAQQFGLPVIGTTAGAAWEIIREGENGYLIEPEDHAALGNLLKTLHHDRRLLARLGANALQAYAGHPGWEASCAKIRAFLSGQVTTWQSG
- a CDS encoding 6-carboxytetrahydropterin synthase, with product MYSVAVSRDFIANHYLIGGDWGSENQPHAHHYIAEVRIDGEELDQHGYLVDIVAIEAALDEIVADFRDQMLNDKPEFAGLNPSIEHFSRIICEKIAAAVNPPGTGRLRVKLWENATCWAAYRLAF
- a CDS encoding zinc-binding dehydrogenase produces the protein MKARQLWFTHPGHVEIREQRLPPLEFGQMLVKSLCSAISAGTEMLVYRGQLPTDITLDASLTALQQQAAYPLQYGYACVGRVEQIGDGVDAAWLNKRVFSFQPHASHFIATPDQLIALPDDVEPEAAVFLANMETAVNLVLDGNPALGERVVVLGQGIVGLLLSSVLARFPLAQLLALDEIGKRRNYAEWLGVQQAFDPKSESHIAKLKDALRLPVDLSATPHSGCDLIFEVSGSPAALNLAIELCSYSGRIVIGSWYGSKSASVQLGGVAHRNRIKFISSQVSSIAPELTGRWDKARRFQQAWQMIRRVKPQALISHRIPIEQAADIYQLLDQAPEQVLQAVFIY